In Chitinophaga varians, the following are encoded in one genomic region:
- the traN gene encoding conjugative transposon protein TraN, giving the protein MKSVKVLCYCVSLLFICFKSYSQEVFTKEVKVCLSKTTLLVFPANIKNADRGSASIEIGEINKVSNVLRIKASEENFIPTNVSVFTDDGHIYSVNVSYTSDIFKNIYDFNISESNQYADGGAALTQQRVRQIAGMIQYISATTRKPKFSNGDITIRLKGIYLAGGNLFFRFGIHNGSAIPFDVDFCKFFIADRTRSKRTSHMEKELLSTYSSLNLTNTVPPGEDREIVTVFDKFTIADGKTFHVEFFEKSGDRHLKLSIKGKHLLRCKHIDNLSN; this is encoded by the coding sequence ATGAAAAGTGTTAAAGTATTGTGCTATTGTGTTAGTCTATTGTTCATTTGCTTCAAGTCTTACTCCCAGGAAGTGTTTACCAAGGAAGTGAAAGTTTGTTTAAGCAAAACTACACTGTTGGTATTTCCAGCAAATATCAAAAACGCGGATAGAGGATCTGCCAGCATCGAAATTGGTGAAATTAATAAAGTCTCCAATGTGCTGCGAATTAAGGCTAGTGAGGAGAATTTCATTCCCACAAATGTAAGCGTCTTTACTGACGATGGCCATATTTATTCGGTCAACGTATCCTACACTAGCGACATATTTAAGAATATTTATGATTTCAATATTTCGGAATCCAACCAGTATGCAGATGGTGGGGCCGCATTAACGCAACAGCGCGTAAGGCAAATAGCTGGGATGATACAGTATATTTCCGCAACAACGAGGAAGCCAAAGTTTAGTAATGGAGATATTACCATTCGACTAAAGGGGATCTATCTTGCCGGCGGAAACTTATTTTTTCGGTTTGGGATTCACAATGGGAGTGCCATACCGTTTGATGTCGATTTCTGCAAATTTTTCATTGCGGACCGGACGAGATCGAAGAGGACCTCACACATGGAGAAGGAATTACTATCAACGTACTCAAGTCTGAATTTAACAAATACCGTCCCACCCGGCGAAGATCGTGAAATAGTGACAGTGTTTGATAAATTCACGATTGCTGATGGAAAGACGTTTCATGTTGAGTTTTTTGAGAAAAGCGGGGATCGGCATTTAAAATTGAGTATTAAAGGTAAGCACCTACTCAGGTGTAAGCATATTGATAACCTATCAAATTAG